A window of Lepidochelys kempii isolate rLepKem1 chromosome 1, rLepKem1.hap2, whole genome shotgun sequence contains these coding sequences:
- the CHKB gene encoding choline/ethanolamine kinase isoform X1 produces MEAAAPGARCPGDGECAGPGPPRGPAVPGHTRLRAFLWCREFLAGAWKLLEPEELGISPVSGGLSNLLYKCSLPDHILSVGDEPRQVLLRVYGAILQGVDSLVLESVMFAILAERALGPRLYGVFPQGRLEQYIPSRRLCTEDLQDPNISREIAMKMSRFHGMVMPFNKEPKWLFGTMERYLKQIAELTFPQEAQRKLFSQLRAYDLQKEVRSLRELLESTPSPVVFCHNDVQEGNILLLAGRESHPSDKLMLIDFEYSSYNYRGFDIGNHFCEWVYDYTHDTWPFYQASMENYPTRQQQLHFIRHYLWEDSVRCGDTTQEEQARIEEEMLTEISRFALASHFFWGLWSILQAKISTIEFGYLPDAVSLPRITRGAVSRPTSSRRRSACDQPGSACPVLACLLP; encoded by the exons ATGGAGGCGGCGGCCCCCGGCGCGCGCTGCCCGGGCGATGGCGAGTGCGcggggcccggccccccccgcgGCCCCGCCGTGCCCGGCCACACCCGGCTCCGCGCCTTCCTGTGGTGCCGCGAGTTCCTGGCCGGCGCCTGGAAGCTGCTCGAGCCCGAGGAGCTCGGCATCAGCCCGGTCAG TGGGGGGCTCAGTAACCTGCTGTACAAATGCAGCCTCCCGGACCACATCCTGAGTGTGGGCGATGAGCCCCGGCAGGTGCTGCTGCGCGTCTACGGGGCCATTCTGCAG GGCGTGGACTCGCTGGTTCTGGAGAGCGTGATGTTTGCCATCCTGGCAGAGCGGGCACTGGGGCCGCGGCTCTACGGGGTCTTTCCCCAGGGGCGGCTGGAGCAGTACATTCCG AGCCGGCGTCTGTGCACAGAGGACCTGCAGGACCCCAACATCTCCAGGGAGATAGCGATGAAGATGTCCCGCTTCCACGGCATGGTGATGCCCTTCAACAAGGAGCCCAAGTGGCTGTTTGGGACCATGGAACG GTACCTGAAGCAGATTGCCGAGCTCACCTTCCCTCAGGAAGCCCAGCGGAAGTTGTTCAGCCAGCTCAGAGCCTATGACCTGCAGAAGGAAGTGAGGAGCCTCAG ggagctgctggagtcCACGCCCTCCCCTGTGGTCTTCTGCCACAATGATGTGCAGGAAG GGAAcatcctgctgctggctgggcgcGAGTCACACCCCAGCGACAAGCTGATGCTGATTGACTTTGAATACAGCAGCTACAACTACAG gggCTTTGACATTGGCAATCACTTCTGTGAGTGGGTGTACGACTACACCCATGACACGTGGCCCTTCTACCAGGCCTCCATGGAGAACTACCCCACGCGTCAGCAGCAG TTGCACTTCATCCGGCACTACCTGTGGGAGGACTCGGTGCGGTGCGGGGACACCACGCAAGAGGAGCAGGCCCGCATCGAGGAGGAGATGCTCACCGAGATCAGCCG GTTTGCTCTGGCCTCTCACTTCTTTTGGGGCCTCTGGTCCATCCTGCAGGCGAAGATCTCCACCATTGAGTTCGGCTACCTG CCTGATGCTGTCTCCCTGCCCAGGATTACGCGCGGTGCCGTTTCGAGGCCTACTTCCAGCAGAAGGCGCAGTGCCTGTGAccagcccggctctgcctgcCCCGTGCTTGCCTGCCTCCTGCCTTAG
- the CHKB gene encoding choline/ethanolamine kinase isoform X2 gives MEAAAPGARCPGDGECAGPGPPRGPAVPGHTRLRAFLWCREFLAGAWKLLEPEELGISPVSGGLSNLLYKCSLPDHILSVGDEPRQVLLRVYGAILQGVDSLVLESVMFAILAERALGPRLYGVFPQGRLEQYIPSRRLCTEDLQDPNISREIAMKMSRFHGMVMPFNKEPKWLFGTMERYLKQIAELTFPQEAQRKLFSQLRAYDLQKEVRSLRELLESTPSPVVFCHNDVQEGNILLLAGRESHPSDKLMLIDFEYSSYNYRGFDIGNHFCEWVYDYTHDTWPFYQASMENYPTRQQQLHFIRHYLWEDSVRCGDTTQEEQARIEEEMLTEISRFALASHFFWGLWSILQAKISTIEFGYLDYARCRFEAYFQQKAQCL, from the exons ATGGAGGCGGCGGCCCCCGGCGCGCGCTGCCCGGGCGATGGCGAGTGCGcggggcccggccccccccgcgGCCCCGCCGTGCCCGGCCACACCCGGCTCCGCGCCTTCCTGTGGTGCCGCGAGTTCCTGGCCGGCGCCTGGAAGCTGCTCGAGCCCGAGGAGCTCGGCATCAGCCCGGTCAG TGGGGGGCTCAGTAACCTGCTGTACAAATGCAGCCTCCCGGACCACATCCTGAGTGTGGGCGATGAGCCCCGGCAGGTGCTGCTGCGCGTCTACGGGGCCATTCTGCAG GGCGTGGACTCGCTGGTTCTGGAGAGCGTGATGTTTGCCATCCTGGCAGAGCGGGCACTGGGGCCGCGGCTCTACGGGGTCTTTCCCCAGGGGCGGCTGGAGCAGTACATTCCG AGCCGGCGTCTGTGCACAGAGGACCTGCAGGACCCCAACATCTCCAGGGAGATAGCGATGAAGATGTCCCGCTTCCACGGCATGGTGATGCCCTTCAACAAGGAGCCCAAGTGGCTGTTTGGGACCATGGAACG GTACCTGAAGCAGATTGCCGAGCTCACCTTCCCTCAGGAAGCCCAGCGGAAGTTGTTCAGCCAGCTCAGAGCCTATGACCTGCAGAAGGAAGTGAGGAGCCTCAG ggagctgctggagtcCACGCCCTCCCCTGTGGTCTTCTGCCACAATGATGTGCAGGAAG GGAAcatcctgctgctggctgggcgcGAGTCACACCCCAGCGACAAGCTGATGCTGATTGACTTTGAATACAGCAGCTACAACTACAG gggCTTTGACATTGGCAATCACTTCTGTGAGTGGGTGTACGACTACACCCATGACACGTGGCCCTTCTACCAGGCCTCCATGGAGAACTACCCCACGCGTCAGCAGCAG TTGCACTTCATCCGGCACTACCTGTGGGAGGACTCGGTGCGGTGCGGGGACACCACGCAAGAGGAGCAGGCCCGCATCGAGGAGGAGATGCTCACCGAGATCAGCCG GTTTGCTCTGGCCTCTCACTTCTTTTGGGGCCTCTGGTCCATCCTGCAGGCGAAGATCTCCACCATTGAGTTCGGCTACCTG GATTACGCGCGGTGCCGTTTCGAGGCCTACTTCCAGCAGAAGGCGCAGTGCCTGTGA